The Chitinophagales bacterium genome contains a region encoding:
- a CDS encoding heavy metal translocating P-type ATPase: protein MHTQDFINNNIHESNREDKYYCPMHCEGDKVYDKPGDCPVCGMNLVKVSSAEKQNSLHTHAKDTQDKCYCPMHCEGDKVYEKPGNCPVCGMNLVKVPAVPKKTSPAQTTAPDTGGKYTCPMHPEIIKDAPGSCPICGMDLVPLQPSENEEEKLYKELSKKFKVAVLLTFFILIIAMSDMLTANPFFKIMSQAEWNWVQLVFSLPVVFYSGWMFFRRAWKSIISRNFNMFTLIGIGTGVAFLFSVVAMLFPYIFPNQFKTESGTVFVYFESTTVILTLVLLGQLLEARAHSKTSGAIKELLKLVPSEATVIIDGNEKIIPIEEIIEKQLIRVKPGEKIAVDGKVVEGEASIDESMITGEPIPVDKKTGDKVSSGTINTTKSFVMEAEKVGSETLLSQIIKMVNDASRSKAPIQKLADKISKYFVPAVVIVSVLTFVIWALFGPEPKYVYAFVNAIAVLIIACPCALGLATPMSVMVGVGRGAQSGVLIKNAEAIEKMNGIDTLIIDKTGTITEGKPSVENIAAIENYNTDDLLQKIASLNKYSEHPLAEAVVNYAVQKNISFSAVKDFNAVAGKGVVGTLGEKKIALGNRKLMEETHSSISEDLEKQVNAEQTKGKTVSYISVDGIAAGYITITDKIKETSKDAVQQLIADKISVIMLTGDNQSTAKAVADTLNLTGYKAEYLPNDKLEEVKRLQKEGKKVAMAGDGINDAPALAQADVGIAMGTGTDVAIESAAITLVKGNLQGIVKAKKLSHAVMKNIKQNLFFAFIYNVVGVPVAAGILYPFFGLLLSPMIAAAAMSVSSVSVIGNSLRLRNVIL from the coding sequence ATGCATACTCAGGATTTTATAAATAATAACATACACGAAAGCAATAGAGAAGACAAATATTACTGCCCGATGCATTGTGAAGGTGATAAGGTTTACGATAAGCCCGGGGACTGTCCTGTATGCGGAATGAACCTTGTAAAAGTTTCTTCTGCTGAAAAGCAAAACTCCCTACATACACATGCAAAAGATACACAGGATAAATGTTATTGCCCCATGCATTGCGAAGGTGATAAAGTTTACGAAAAACCGGGCAACTGTCCTGTATGTGGAATGAACCTGGTGAAAGTTCCTGCAGTTCCAAAAAAAACTAGTCCGGCACAAACAACTGCTCCTGATACGGGTGGAAAATACACCTGCCCGATGCATCCGGAAATTATAAAAGATGCACCAGGCTCTTGTCCTATCTGCGGTATGGATTTGGTTCCGCTTCAACCTTCAGAAAATGAAGAAGAAAAACTTTATAAAGAACTCTCAAAAAAGTTTAAAGTGGCAGTGCTTCTTACTTTTTTCATTTTAATTATTGCCATGTCAGACATGCTTACTGCCAACCCGTTTTTTAAAATAATGAGCCAGGCAGAATGGAATTGGGTTCAGCTTGTATTTTCATTACCGGTGGTGTTTTACAGTGGATGGATGTTTTTTCGAAGAGCATGGAAATCCATCATCAGTCGCAACTTCAATATGTTTACTTTAATTGGCATAGGCACAGGAGTAGCGTTTTTATTTAGTGTGGTGGCTATGCTTTTTCCATACATTTTTCCCAATCAGTTTAAAACTGAAAGCGGAACTGTGTTTGTTTATTTTGAATCTACAACGGTTATTCTCACCTTAGTTTTATTAGGTCAGTTGCTCGAAGCAAGAGCACACTCTAAAACCAGCGGCGCTATAAAAGAGTTATTAAAATTAGTTCCATCAGAAGCCACAGTTATTATAGATGGAAATGAAAAGATTATTCCTATAGAGGAAATAATAGAGAAGCAACTGATCAGAGTTAAGCCCGGCGAAAAGATTGCTGTTGATGGTAAAGTAGTAGAAGGGGAAGCAAGCATAGATGAAAGTATGATTACCGGAGAGCCTATACCTGTGGATAAAAAAACAGGTGATAAGGTTTCTTCGGGAACAATAAACACTACCAAATCTTTTGTGATGGAAGCAGAAAAAGTGGGTTCGGAAACATTGCTTTCACAAATAATAAAAATGGTGAATGATGCAAGCCGTTCAAAAGCTCCCATTCAAAAATTAGCCGACAAAATATCCAAGTATTTCGTTCCGGCTGTTGTCATTGTATCAGTTCTCACCTTTGTTATCTGGGCACTGTTTGGTCCTGAACCAAAATATGTGTATGCCTTTGTAAATGCTATAGCTGTATTAATTATTGCCTGCCCATGCGCTTTGGGATTGGCTACGCCTATGTCTGTAATGGTGGGTGTTGGTCGTGGAGCACAATCAGGTGTATTAATTAAAAATGCAGAAGCAATTGAAAAAATGAACGGGATTGATACACTTATCATTGACAAAACAGGCACCATTACAGAAGGCAAGCCATCAGTAGAAAATATTGCAGCGATTGAAAATTATAATACTGATGATCTGTTGCAGAAAATTGCTTCTCTAAATAAATATAGCGAGCATCCTTTAGCTGAAGCGGTAGTCAATTATGCTGTTCAAAAAAATATCTCTTTCTCTGCTGTAAAAGATTTTAATGCCGTAGCAGGTAAAGGTGTTGTAGGAACTCTTGGTGAAAAAAAGATAGCACTTGGCAATAGAAAATTAATGGAAGAAACGCATTCAAGTATATCTGAAGATCTGGAGAAGCAGGTAAATGCTGAACAAACAAAAGGCAAAACAGTTTCCTACATTTCTGTTGACGGCATCGCAGCAGGATATATAACCATTACAGACAAAATAAAGGAAACGAGCAAAGATGCAGTTCAGCAACTAATTGCTGACAAAATATCAGTCATAATGCTCACAGGAGATAATCAAAGCACTGCAAAAGCTGTTGCCGATACGTTGAACTTGACGGGTTATAAAGCAGAATATCTTCCGAATGATAAATTGGAAGAAGTAAAACGGTTGCAGAAAGAAGGAAAAAAGGTAGCGATGGCAGGTGATGGCATTAATGACGCACCTGCATTGGCACAAGCCGATGTGGGCATTGCAATGGGTACAGGTACCGATGTGGCAATAGAAAGTGCTGCTATTACATTGGTAAAAGGCAATTTGCAGGGCATTGTAAAAGCAAAAAAGTTAAGTCATGCTGTGATGAAAAACATTAAACAAAATCTGTTCTTCGCTTTTATTTACAATGTTGTTGGTGTTCCTGTTGCAGCCGGCATTTTGTATCCTTTTTTTGGTTTGTTATTATCACCGATGATTGCTGCAGCAGCAATGAGTGTGAGTTCCGTTTCTGTTATCGGTAATTCACTGCGGTTAAGAAATGTCATTCTCTAA
- a CDS encoding adenylate/guanylate cyclase domain-containing protein, with translation MIRTAQNIVAWSGAVALTQFFLQISDKFGQGILWSFIMGKYHSPREEEHMFMFVDLASSTTIAGKLGNKNYHSLLKDFFADITNPIIHNKGEIYQYVGDEIVISWKLKNGIDNNQCLNCFFDMRKKIYEMKEKYESIYGLVPEFKAGLHYGKVIAGEVGIIKRDITYSGDVLNTTARIQSKCNEYQVKILCSDELLGLLPLTNLFSKFLSAKLN, from the coding sequence GTGATCAGGACAGCCCAAAATATAGTAGCCTGGTCCGGCGCAGTAGCGCTTACGCAGTTTTTTCTCCAGATCAGTGATAAGTTCGGACAAGGCATCTTGTGGAGCTTCATCATGGGAAAATACCATTCACCAAGAGAAGAGGAGCACATGTTCATGTTTGTTGACTTAGCCTCTTCCACCACCATTGCCGGAAAATTAGGAAATAAAAATTACCACAGCCTGCTCAAAGATTTTTTTGCAGACATCACCAATCCCATCATCCACAACAAGGGAGAAATCTACCAGTATGTTGGAGATGAAATTGTGATCTCCTGGAAATTGAAAAACGGAATCGACAACAACCAATGCCTTAACTGCTTCTTCGACATGAGAAAAAAAATTTATGAAATGAAAGAGAAGTACGAATCCATTTATGGCCTGGTACCGGAATTTAAAGCCGGCCTCCATTACGGCAAAGTGATCGCCGGAGAAGTGGGCATCATCAAGCGCGACATCACCTATTCCGGTGACGTATTAAATACCACTGCACGCATCCAAAGCAAATGCAACGAATACCAGGTGAAAATTCTTTGTTCGGATGAGCTGCTTGGATTGCTGCCTTTGACAAATCTTTTCAGCAAATTCCTATCGGCGAAATTGAACTGA
- a CDS encoding YbjQ family protein, protein MDHQKITTAFILDGYKISKSLGVVRGITVRSRNILENIGAMFQTLAGGNISIYTELCEKTREEALELMVGHAEQLGANAIIGFRYDANEVMDGVTEVLAYGTAVIVEVSL, encoded by the coding sequence ATGGATCATCAGAAAATAACAACAGCATTTATATTAGATGGATATAAAATTTCAAAAAGCCTGGGTGTTGTTCGGGGTATTACCGTGCGTTCAAGGAACATACTGGAAAACATTGGTGCCATGTTTCAAACACTTGCAGGTGGAAATATTTCTATCTACACAGAATTATGTGAAAAAACAAGAGAAGAGGCATTGGAATTAATGGTTGGCCACGCCGAACAACTAGGCGCCAATGCAATCATAGGTTTCCGTTACGATGCCAATGAAGTGATGGATGGCGTTACCGAGGTGCTAGCTTATGGAACAGCAGTAATAGTGGAAGTTTCCCTCTAA
- a CDS encoding MFS transporter, with amino-acid sequence MSKILKRGDKKLINGWAMYDWANSVYSLSITTAIFPIYYTTVTGNINNGNVAFLGRSFNNGALYAYALSFSFLMVALISPLLAPIADFRGNKLSFMKFFCYMGSASCAALYWFTGENITWGISFFVLASIGFAGSLVYYNAYLKEIADEPEQDRVSAKGFSLGYIGSVILLIINLVMIQFYGVFGFTDPGMPTKISFLMVGIWWAGFAQIPFRALKRFKYEPVTDNHLKEKPKSQMSSFFGGYSELRKVWLELRLHPSLKKFLTAFFFYNSAVQTVMYLATIFGTDVLKLDQSKLIITVLIIQLVAIIGATLFARISRRFGNIAGLTLAIFIWIGICIAAYFLQTEYQFYGVAFAVGMVMGGIQSLSRSTYSKLLPQTRDTASFFSFYDATEKVATVCGTLLYGLITELTGNMRNTVLVLIVFFVAGLLLLMTVKKEEVLQH; translated from the coding sequence ATGAGTAAAATATTAAAACGCGGGGATAAGAAACTCATCAACGGCTGGGCAATGTACGACTGGGCAAATTCTGTCTATTCGCTCTCCATCACCACGGCAATATTTCCTATTTATTATACCACTGTAACAGGAAACATAAATAATGGAAACGTAGCATTTCTCGGAAGGTCTTTTAATAATGGGGCACTATATGCGTACGCCCTTTCTTTTTCCTTTTTAATGGTTGCACTCATTTCTCCCCTCCTTGCTCCCATCGCAGATTTCCGCGGAAATAAGTTAAGCTTCATGAAGTTTTTTTGCTACATGGGTTCTGCCAGTTGCGCGGCACTCTATTGGTTTACGGGGGAAAACATCACCTGGGGCATCAGCTTCTTTGTTTTGGCAAGCATTGGCTTTGCAGGAAGCCTCGTTTATTACAATGCCTACCTCAAGGAAATTGCAGATGAACCAGAGCAGGATCGGGTAAGCGCTAAAGGATTTTCATTGGGTTACATCGGCAGTGTGATTTTGCTGATCATCAACCTGGTGATGATCCAGTTTTACGGTGTCTTTGGTTTTACTGATCCGGGCATGCCTACAAAGATTTCATTCCTGATGGTGGGAATATGGTGGGCTGGATTTGCACAGATTCCATTTAGAGCATTAAAGCGATTCAAGTATGAGCCTGTAACTGATAATCACTTAAAAGAGAAACCGAAATCACAAATGAGCTCCTTCTTCGGAGGCTACTCCGAATTACGGAAAGTATGGCTCGAGCTGCGTCTGCATCCAAGCTTAAAAAAATTCCTGACAGCATTCTTTTTTTACAACAGTGCCGTGCAAACGGTTATGTACCTCGCCACCATCTTCGGGACGGATGTTTTAAAATTGGATCAGTCGAAGTTAATTATCACGGTTCTGATTATCCAGCTGGTTGCCATTATAGGCGCTACGTTATTTGCGCGCATCTCCAGGAGGTTTGGTAACATAGCCGGTCTTACCCTTGCTATATTTATCTGGATAGGAATCTGCATTGCAGCTTATTTCCTTCAAACAGAATATCAGTTTTATGGAGTTGCCTTTGCCGTGGGAATGGTGATGGGTGGTATTCAATCGCTGTCACGCTCCACCTATTCAAAGCTGCTTCCTCAAACCAGAGACACGGCTTCTTTCTTCAGCTTTTATGACGCTACGGAAAAGGTAGCTACTGTCTGCGGAACATTGCTCTACGGTTTAATTACAGAGCTTACCGGAAATATGCGCAACACCGTTTTAGTCCTGATTGTATTTTTTGTGGCCGGGCTCTTACTGCTGATGACGGTAAAAAAAGAAGAAGTGTTGCAGCATTGA
- a CDS encoding cation:proton antiporter, whose product MVSKLSSAETLNFLIIVSIVFISARLLGELFRKFNQPAVIGEILAGVILGPSLIGTYVPDLFHSIFLSQPKSYSAFDGLANIGIIILMFVAGLEVELGKIRKYGRHAASISLAGLLFPFTLGFATVWFFHDLLFPASSGSLLIPAMFFGTALSITALSVCAKILMDLNILKTKIGMLTLTAAMIDDFFGWILFSIILQLMNKSEGNAFGSVGMVLVFVALVMTAGRWFINKALQWSNNNLNQPGGSLTAGIIFCLIGALVTEYLGIRGVFGAFLMGVAVGDSKHFTEKNKNILHQFITNIFAPLFFASIGLRVNFVANFDLTVVLFILTVACIAKLVGAGIGARVGGLNKNESLAVAFGMNARGSMEIVLGLLALQAKIIDERIFVGLVVMTMVTILMAGPMMKVFLLRHEVKHGEVVIPKKMRVIVNPEVESIV is encoded by the coding sequence ATGGTCTCCAAACTTTCCTCAGCAGAAACTTTAAACTTTCTAATTATTGTAAGCATCGTGTTCATTTCAGCGCGATTGCTTGGCGAGCTGTTCCGTAAATTTAATCAGCCTGCCGTTATAGGTGAAATTCTTGCAGGCGTCATTCTTGGTCCTTCGCTGATTGGGACCTATGTTCCTGATTTGTTCCACTCCATCTTCTTAAGCCAGCCAAAATCATATTCTGCATTCGACGGCCTTGCAAATATCGGTATCATCATCCTGATGTTTGTTGCAGGATTAGAAGTAGAATTAGGTAAGATCCGGAAATATGGCAGGCATGCTGCATCCATCAGCCTGGCCGGCCTTTTATTTCCGTTTACCCTCGGCTTTGCAACGGTATGGTTTTTTCATGACCTGCTTTTCCCTGCATCATCCGGAAGCCTTCTTATTCCAGCTATGTTCTTCGGCACAGCACTTTCTATTACGGCGCTTTCGGTTTGTGCGAAAATCCTTATGGATCTTAATATTCTTAAAACCAAAATTGGCATGCTTACTTTAACTGCAGCCATGATCGATGACTTCTTTGGTTGGATATTATTTTCCATTATCCTGCAATTGATGAATAAATCCGAAGGGAACGCATTCGGATCTGTAGGAATGGTATTGGTTTTTGTTGCTTTGGTAATGACGGCCGGAAGATGGTTTATTAATAAAGCGCTGCAATGGTCAAACAACAATTTAAACCAACCCGGCGGCTCTCTTACAGCAGGCATCATTTTCTGTTTGATAGGAGCATTGGTTACCGAATACCTGGGCATACGCGGCGTGTTTGGTGCGTTTTTAATGGGTGTTGCTGTTGGTGATTCAAAGCATTTTACAGAAAAGAATAAAAATATTTTACATCAGTTTATCACTAATATTTTTGCTCCTTTATTCTTTGCATCCATTGGCTTACGGGTCAATTTCGTTGCCAATTTTGATCTTACTGTAGTCCTGTTTATTCTTACAGTGGCCTGCATTGCCAAATTGGTAGGCGCAGGTATCGGGGCTCGTGTGGGAGGGTTAAATAAAAATGAGTCACTGGCAGTTGCATTTGGGATGAATGCACGCGGATCAATGGAAATTGTTCTTGGCTTACTTGCGCTTCAGGCAAAAATTATTGACGAACGTATTTTCGTTGGCCTGGTAGTAATGACGATGGTGACCATACTTATGGCAGGACCCATGATGAAAGTATTCCTTCTGAGACATGAAGTAAAGCATGGTGAAGTGGTGATTCCGAAGAAAATGCGGGTAATAGTAAACCCAGAAGTGGAATCCATTGTATAA
- a CDS encoding fructose-6-phosphate aldolase, translating to MYIIKIKGKVKIPDYIQLRDDQFTLLAYFRADRPQETLKKLGLSDKEEHIKKLISEIPYGKIKKVTI from the coding sequence ATGTACATAATTAAGATTAAAGGAAAAGTTAAGATCCCGGATTACATACAACTGCGGGATGACCAGTTTACTTTACTTGCCTATTTCAGGGCAGACCGGCCGCAGGAGACATTGAAAAAACTAGGATTGAGTGACAAGGAAGAGCACATTAAAAAATTGATTTCTGAAATTCCGTATGGGAAAATCAAAAAGGTTACCATCTGA
- a CDS encoding ATP-binding cassette domain-containing protein, with amino-acid sequence METIIELRDVQIFQQETLVLSHVNLTVREGEFAYVVGKTGSGKSSLLKILYGDLHLSNGHGVVAGYDLKKLTWKHLPYLRRKLGIIFQDFQLLTDRSVESNLSFTLHATGWKDKKKMQERIHEVLDLVGLRTKGFKMPHELSGGEQQRVVIARALLNHPEIILADEPTGNLDPDTSDEILKLLLEITQRSKTAILFASHDFLTIQKWSSRTLKCENGRVIDSLQTAAEAV; translated from the coding sequence ATGGAGACTATTATTGAATTGAGGGATGTCCAGATTTTCCAGCAGGAAACATTAGTGCTCAGTCATGTGAACCTGACTGTAAGAGAGGGTGAATTTGCATATGTTGTCGGGAAAACAGGAAGCGGGAAAAGCTCATTATTAAAGATATTATATGGTGATCTGCACCTTTCAAATGGCCATGGTGTAGTAGCTGGCTATGATCTGAAGAAGCTTACATGGAAACATTTGCCATACCTGAGAAGAAAGCTTGGAATAATTTTTCAGGACTTTCAATTGTTGACCGACCGGAGCGTAGAAAGTAACCTGAGCTTTACATTGCATGCAACAGGTTGGAAGGATAAGAAAAAAATGCAGGAGCGCATACATGAAGTGCTTGACCTTGTTGGGCTGCGAACGAAAGGCTTTAAAATGCCTCACGAGCTTTCAGGCGGAGAGCAGCAGCGGGTAGTAATAGCGAGAGCACTGCTTAACCATCCTGAAATTATTCTGGCAGACGAGCCAACAGGAAACCTGGACCCGGATACCTCAGATGAAATCCTGAAATTACTTCTTGAGATAACTCAGAGATCCAAGACAGCGATATTATTTGCTTCCCATGATTTTTTAACGATACAGAAATGGTCATCGAGAACTTTAAAATGTGAAAATGGCAGGGTCATTGACTCACTGCAAACAGCAGCGGAAGCAGTTTAG
- a CDS encoding glycosyltransferase translates to MSYHLHIISFNVPYPPDYGGVMDVFYKIKALHDYGVKIHLHCFEYGRKESEVLDQLCESVCYYKREHSLRDFTSPKPYIVKTRKSDQLLKNLELDVYPILFEGLHTCYYLDNESLKDRVKAVRMHNVEWDYYRHLGKNESGMFRRFYFFTESIKLKNFEKILLKADHLLPISRNDYDYLDQRYHNVTYLPAFHPNEEVISITGKGDYILYHGNLSVVENNQAAIFLVSKVFLNTDLKLIIAGSDPSNMLVDAVKKNRNIELRINPGEVEMMRLIRRAHINLLPTFQNTGTKLKLLNALFNGRFVVANSPMVENTGLEQLCTIRDTADDMRKTVMELMNESFGENEIENRKLVLGKLYSNKENAAKLLPLLFAVSQ, encoded by the coding sequence ATGAGCTATCATCTTCACATTATATCCTTCAACGTCCCTTATCCACCCGACTATGGAGGTGTAATGGATGTTTTTTATAAAATAAAAGCACTTCACGATTACGGAGTAAAAATTCATCTTCATTGCTTTGAATATGGTCGCAAAGAGTCGGAGGTGCTCGATCAGCTTTGTGAATCCGTTTGCTATTACAAGCGGGAACACAGCCTTCGGGATTTCACATCCCCGAAACCATATATTGTAAAGACCAGGAAAAGTGACCAGCTATTAAAGAACCTGGAGCTCGATGTATACCCCATTCTTTTTGAAGGATTGCACACCTGTTATTACCTGGATAACGAATCGCTGAAAGACCGGGTGAAAGCAGTACGCATGCACAATGTAGAGTGGGACTATTACCGCCATCTCGGAAAAAATGAGAGCGGAATGTTTCGTCGCTTTTATTTTTTTACAGAATCGATCAAGCTGAAAAATTTTGAAAAAATTCTATTAAAGGCAGATCACCTGCTTCCGATATCCAGGAATGATTATGATTATTTAGATCAGAGATACCATAACGTAACTTATCTCCCTGCTTTTCATCCTAACGAGGAAGTGATATCCATAACCGGTAAAGGCGATTACATTCTGTATCATGGAAATCTTTCGGTAGTTGAAAATAACCAGGCTGCTATTTTTTTAGTATCGAAAGTTTTTTTAAATACGGACCTGAAGCTCATCATTGCCGGCTCCGATCCTTCGAACATGCTGGTAGATGCGGTGAAGAAAAATCGCAATATAGAATTGCGCATTAACCCCGGGGAAGTGGAAATGATGCGATTAATACGAAGGGCACACATTAACCTGCTTCCAACCTTTCAAAATACAGGTACCAAATTGAAATTACTGAATGCATTGTTTAACGGACGGTTTGTGGTTGCTAATTCACCTATGGTGGAGAACACAGGCTTAGAGCAATTGTGCACCATTCGGGATACAGCAGATGATATGCGTAAAACAGTGATGGAGTTAATGAACGAGTCCTTTGGTGAAAATGAAATTGAAAACAGGAAATTGGTTTTGGGAAAACTATATTCAAATAAAGAGAATGCTGCTAAACTGCTTCCGCTGCTGTTTGCAGTGAGTCAATGA
- a CDS encoding glycosyltransferase, with protein sequence MPRIIFTVINDLVYDQRMQRICTSLSASGYDVLLTGRKLKSSVSLEKKTFTQKRLQLAFNRGKLFYIEYNIRLLIFLLFQKADIICGIDLDTIIPCYIISKIKEAKCVYDAHELFPEVPEVINRPLIKKIWLLIERYAVKRIHNCYTVSFGIATYFKNKYGRDFGVIRNVPLLEIKEPKLNTSEIFSIAESKSFDGDKFIFYQGALNLGRGLEQLIIALKDIPLNLKISGEGDLSDSLRELVKKEKLHNKVTFLGMKKPGELRELTKQSFIGLNLLENLGMSYYLSLANKFFDYVHAQVPQISMNYPEYEALNAQFKVAVLIDNLETLTIVNALNRLINDKEYYFRLRENCIRASAEWNWQKEEVKLVSFYRNLK encoded by the coding sequence GTGCCACGCATCATCTTTACCGTTATCAATGATCTTGTTTATGACCAGCGTATGCAGCGCATCTGCACCTCACTTTCTGCATCAGGATATGATGTTCTTTTAACGGGAAGGAAATTAAAGTCCAGTGTTTCCCTTGAAAAAAAAACGTTTACTCAAAAGAGGTTGCAGCTTGCATTTAACAGGGGAAAGCTTTTTTATATTGAGTACAACATCCGGCTTCTTATCTTCCTGTTGTTTCAAAAGGCCGATATTATCTGCGGAATAGACCTGGATACCATTATTCCCTGCTATATAATTTCTAAAATAAAAGAGGCAAAGTGTGTTTATGATGCCCACGAACTGTTTCCGGAAGTTCCTGAAGTGATTAACCGCCCGCTAATAAAAAAGATATGGTTGCTTATTGAAAGATATGCCGTAAAACGAATACATAATTGCTATACCGTAAGCTTTGGCATCGCCACTTATTTTAAAAACAAATACGGCAGAGATTTCGGCGTAATACGGAATGTTCCTTTGCTTGAAATAAAAGAACCGAAATTAAATACAAGCGAAATATTTTCTATCGCAGAGAGTAAATCTTTTGATGGTGACAAATTTATTTTTTACCAGGGGGCACTCAATCTAGGTCGCGGATTAGAACAATTAATCATAGCATTAAAAGATATTCCTCTCAACTTAAAAATTTCCGGCGAAGGTGATTTGTCTGATTCATTACGCGAACTTGTAAAAAAAGAAAAACTACACAACAAAGTAACATTCCTGGGAATGAAGAAGCCCGGTGAATTGAGGGAACTAACCAAACAAAGCTTTATCGGGTTAAACTTACTTGAGAATTTGGGAATGAGCTACTATCTTTCCCTTGCTAATAAGTTTTTCGATTACGTGCACGCACAGGTGCCGCAGATCTCAATGAATTACCCGGAATATGAAGCTTTGAATGCTCAGTTTAAAGTAGCAGTGTTAATCGATAACCTCGAAACATTAACAATTGTTAACGCACTGAATCGTCTTATCAACGACAAAGAGTATTATTTTCGTCTGCGTGAAAATTGCATCCGGGCAAGTGCTGAATGGAACTGGCAGAAAGAAGAAGTGAAGCTTGTTTCTTTCTACAGAAATCTTAAATGA